The following coding sequences are from one Gossypium hirsutum isolate 1008001.06 chromosome A12, Gossypium_hirsutum_v2.1, whole genome shotgun sequence window:
- the LOC121211036 gene encoding probable LRR receptor-like serine/threonine-protein kinase At1g74360, with protein MKEKKNQAFSWRFTLFMFLILLITSTDVAVGDSLETDKYVLLKLKSYLEEQNRVNRGRYLEWDSRNSTPCQWYGVSCSPDGQRVIGINLSDNNISGDMFNQFSALSELRELDLSGNTIGGAIPEDLNRCSSLVYLNLSHNILEGELKLTGLNSLEKLDLSMNRRIEGDIEVSFPAICKRLVIANLSTNNFSGNIDKCFDECWNLQYLDLSSNNFVGQIWSGFARLVEYSVSENFVSGALSGSMFTNNCSLQVLDLSENNLEGQLPGEISNCKNLAVLNLWGNHFTGKIPSEIGMISSLEGLFLGKNNFSNVIPESLLNLTNLAFLDLSKNNFGGKIQEIFGRFTQVKFLVLHGNAYTGGIISSGILNLPKVSRLDLSFNNFSGPLPIEISEMKSLNFLMLAYNQFTGGIPPEYGNLPQLQALDLSFNQLTGSIPSAFGKLSTLLWLMLANNSLTGDIPSEIGNCSSLLWLNLANNQLSGEIPPELAKIGRNAIQTFESNRLRNDRIIPGSGECLSMKRWIPADYPPFSFVYTILTKKTCRSLWDQLVKGHGIFQVCTAGSTVMTDQISGYLQLSGNQLSGQIPSDIGMMQNFSMLHFGFNDLNGKLPANIGQLPLVVLNITRNRFSGEIPDEIGNMKCLLNLDLSFNNFSGIFPTSFNNLTELSKFNISYNPLISGVIPATGQLATFEKESYLGDPLLDIPDFIDNGTSRPQKYNSMHKRSAKLVVFLALLYLTLAFLVFGVLTLIVCVLVKGPEEPYGYLLQDIKYRHELASSSGGSSPWLSDTVKVIRLDKTAFTHADILKATGNFSEDRIIGKGGFGMVYRGVLPDGREVAVKKLQREGIQGEREFRAEMEVLSGNGFGWPHPNLVTLYGWCLDGLEKILVYEYMEGGSLEDIISDRLWFTWRRRIDVAVDIARALVFLHHECYPAIVHRDVKASNVLLDKDGRARVTDFGLARFVDIGDSHVSTIVAGTIGYVAPEYGQTWQATTKGDVYSYGVLTMELATGRRAVDGGEECLVEWARRMMGNCRNGLGRTVIPVVLFGSGLADGAEKMCELLRIGVQCTAEAPQARPNMKEVLAMLIRITSSNGQNLKCS; from the exons ATGAAGGAGAAGAAGAACCAAGCTTTTTCATGGCGTTTCACTTTGTTTATGTTCTTAATCCTCCTGATTACAA GCACTGATGTTGCTGTTGGGGATTCTTTAGAGACGGACAAATATGTACTGCTGAAGCTAAAATCATACCTGGAAGAACAGAATCGTGTAAATCGAGGACGGTACTTAGAGTGGGATAGCAGAAACTCAACACCATGTCAGTGGTACGGTGTTTCATGTTCCCCTGATGGCCAAAGAGTCATTGGTATAAACCTTTCTGACAATAATATTTCCGGGGATATGTTCAATCAATTCTCTGCCTTATCTGAACTCCGAGAACTTGACCTTTCGGGAAACACCATCGGTGGAGCAATTCCAGAGGATCTGAATCGATGCAGTAGCCTGGTATACCTTAACTTATCACATAATATCCTAGAAGGAGAGCTGAAGTTGACAGGGTTAAATAGTTTAGAGAAGCTCGATTTGTCTATGAATAGGAGGATTGAAGGGGATATTGAAGTTAGTTTCCCAGCAATTTGCAAGAGATTGGTTATTGCAAACCTTTCAACTAATAATTTCAGTGGTAATATAGATAAGTGCTTTGATGAATGCTGGAATCTGCAGTATTTGGATTTGAGTTCCAATAATTTTGTTGGCCAAATATGGAGTGGATTTGCAAGGCTTGTCGAGTATTCAGTTTCTGAAAATTTCGTGTCAGGGGCACTTTCGGGATCAATGTTCACAAACAATTGTAGTTTGCAGGTTTTGGACCTTTCAGAAAACAACTTAGAGGGTCAGCTTCCGGGGGAGATTTCTAACTGCAAGAATTTGGCTGTGTTGAACTTATGGGGAAACCATTTTACGGGGAAAATTCCATCGGAGATCGGAATGATTTCAAGTCTAGAAGGCTTGTTCTTGGGGAAAAACAACTTTTCTAATGTAATACCAGAATCTTTATTGAACCTCACAAACTTGGCTTTTTTGGATTTAAGCAAGAACAACTTTGGTGGGAAGATACAAGAGATTTTTGGGAGGTTCACACAAGTGAAGTTCCTTGTGTTACACGGAAATGCATATACCGGAGGGATTATATCTTCCGGCATTCTCAATTTGCCAAAGGTTTCACGTTTAGACCTAAGTTTCAACAACTTCTCTGGTCCTTTACCTATTGAAATCTCTGAAATGAAGAGCTTGAATTTCTTGATGTTGGCTTACAACCAGTTTACAGGTGGTATACCACCTGAGTATGGCAACTTGCCTCAGTTACAGGCCCTTGATCTCTCCTTCAACCAGCTTACAGGATCTATCCCATCAGCATTTGGAAAACTGAGCACTCTCTTGTGGTTGATGCTTGCAAACAACTCTCTTACGGGTGACATTCCGTCTGAGATTGGAAACTGCAGTAGCTTGTTATGGCTAAACCTTGCCAACAATCAACTTTCTGGGGAAATCCCTCCAGAGTTGGCTAAGATTGGGAGAAATGCCATCCAAACTTTCGAGTCGAACAGGCTACGAAATGACCGGATAATTCCTGGTTCGGGAGAGTGCTTGTCAATGAAGAGGTGGATACCAGCAGATTATCCACCTTTCAGTTTTGTGTATACAATTCTCACTAAGAAGACTTGCAGAAGTTTATGGGATCAGTTGGTTAAAGGACATGGAATTTTCCAAGTATGCACTGCAGGTTCAACAGTGATGACAGATCAAATCTCAGGTTATTTGCAACTTAGTGGGAATCAGTTGTCGGGCCAGATCCCTTCAGATATCGGCATGATGCAGAATTTCAGTATGCTTCATTTTGGTTTCAATGACCTCAATGGTAAACTGCCTGCAAACATCGGACAGTTGCCGCTTGTAGTCCTAAACATAACCCGAAATCGATTTTCAGGAGAAATTCCAGATGAGATTGGTAATATGAAATGCTTACTGAATCTAGATTTATCATTCAATAACTTTTCTGGCATATTTCCAACAAGCTTCAACAACTTGACTGAGCTGAGCAAGTTCAACATTTCATACAATCCGCTCATTTCGGGTGTAATTCCGGCAACCGGTCAATTGGCTACCTTCGAGAAAGAGTCCTACCTCGGGGATCCACTTCTCGATATTCCAGATTTTATCGACAATGGAACATCTCGCCCGCAAAAGTACAATTCAATGCATAAAAGATCTGCTAAGTTGGTTGTATTCTTGGCGTTGTTATATTTGACACTGGCCTTTTTAGTTTTTGGGGTTCTAACGCTCATAGTTTGCGTTTTGGTGAAAGGTCCAGAAGAACCATACGGATATCTCTTACAGGATATTAAATATCGACATGAACTAGCTTCAAGCTCTGGAGGGTCATCACCATGGTTATCGGATACTGTCAAGGTCATACGTTTGGACAAAACAGCTTTTACGCATGCAGATATTTTGAAGGCTACAGGCAATTTTTCAGAGGACAGGATTATCGGAAAGGGAGGATTTGGAATGGTGTATCGAGGTGTATTGCCTGATGGGAGAGAAGTGGCAGTGAAAAAGCTACAACGAGAAGGAATCCAGGGTGAAAGGGAGTTCCGGGCTGAGATGGAGGTACTCAGTGGCAATGGCTTTGGTTGGCCCCACCCTAACCTTGTAACACTATATGGCTGGTGCCTTGATGGCTTAGAGAAAATATTGGTTTATGAGTATATGGAAGGTGGGAGCCTCGAGGATATTATATCGGATCGGTTGTGGTTCACATGGCGGAGAAGGATCGATGTGGCGGTTGATATTGCAAGAGCATTAGTGTTCCTACATCATGAATGCTACCCTGCAATCGTGCATAGAGATGTCAAGGCCAGCAATGTCCTGCTAGATAAAGATGGGAGGGCAAGAGTTACAGATTTCGGTTTGGCTAGATTTGTCGACATCGGAGATAGCCATGTGAGCACTATCGTAGCAGGAACTATTGGTTATGTAGCACCAGAATACGGGCAAACTTGGCAAGCTACTACAAAAGGTGATGTGTACAGTTATGGGGTATTAACAATGGAACTAGCAACTGGAAGGCGAGCAGTAGATGGAGGGGAAGAATGCTTGGTTGAATGGGCCAGACGTATGATGGGAAATTGTCGAAACGGGTTAGGCCGAACTGTGATACCGGTTGTGCTTTTCGGATCAGGGTTAGCTGATGGTGCGGAAAAGATGTGCGAGCTGCTTCGAATCGGGGTCCAATGCACAGCAGAAGCTCCACAAGCTAGACCAAACATGAAAGAGGTTCTAGCTATGCTAATTAGAATAACAAGCAGTAACGGTCAAAATCTCAAGTGTTCATAG